A genomic stretch from Gorilla gorilla gorilla isolate KB3781 chromosome 20, NHGRI_mGorGor1-v2.1_pri, whole genome shotgun sequence includes:
- the ARHGEF1 gene encoding rho guanine nucleotide exchange factor 1 isoform X6 — protein MASLSTWSSPAEPREMEDFARGAASPGPSRPGLVPVSIIGAEDEDFENELETNSEEQNSQFQSLEQVKRRPAHLMALLQHVALQFEPGPLLCCLHADMLGSLGPKEAKKAFLDFYHSFLEKTAVLRVPVPPNVAFELDRTRADLISEDVQRRFVQEVVQSQQAAVGRQLEDFRSKRLMGMTPWEQELAQLEAWVGRDRASYEARERHVAERLLMHLEEMQHTISTDEEKSAAVVNAIGLYMRHLGVRTKSGDKKSGRNFFRKKVMGNRRSDEPAKTKKGLSSILDAARWNRGEPQVPDFRHLKAEVDAEKPGATDRKGGVGMPSRDRNIGAPGQDTPGVSLHPLSLDSPDREPGADAPLELGDSSPQGPMSLESLAPPESTDEGAETESPEPGDEGEPGRSGLELEPEEPPGWRELVPPDTLHSLPKSQVKRQEVISELLVTEAAHVRMLRVLHDLFFQPMAECLFFPLEELQNIFPSLDELIEVHSLFLDRLMKRRQESGYLIEEIGDVLLARFDGAEGSWFQKISSRFCSRQSFALEQLKAKQRKDPRFCAFVQEAESRPRCRRLQLKDMIPTEMQRLTKYPLLLQSIGQNTEEPTEREKVELAAECCREILHHVNQAVRDMEDLLRLKDYQRRLDLSHLRQSSDPMLSEFKNLDITKKKLVHEGPLTWRVTKDKAVEVHVLLLDDLLLLLQRQDERLLLKSHSRTLTPTPDGKTMLRPVLRLTSAMTREVATDHKAFYVLFTWDQEAQIYELVAQTVSERKNWCALITETAGSLKVPAPASRPKPRPSPSSTREPLLSSSENGNGGRETSPADARTERILSDLLPFCRPGPEGQLAATALRKVLSLKQLLFPAEEDNGAGPPRDGDGVPGGGPLSPARTQEIQENLLSLEETMKQLEELEEEFCRLRPLLSQLGGNSVPQPGCT, from the exons ATGGCTTCTCTTTCCACCTGGAGCAG ccctgcagagccCAGGGAGATGGAAGACTTCGCCCGAGGGGCG GCCTCCCCAGGCCCCTCCCGGCCTGGCCTGGTTCCCGTCAGCATCATCGGGGCTGAGGATGAGGATTTTGAGAACGAGCTGGAGACA AACTCAGAAGAGCAAAACAGCCAGTTCCAGAGCCTGGAGCAGGTGAAGCGGCGCCCAGCCCACCTCATGGCCCTCCTGCAGCACGTGGCCCTGCAGTTTGAGCCAGGACCCCTg CTTTGCTGTCTGCATGCCGACATGCTGGGCTCACTGGGCCCCAAGGAGGCCAAGAAGGCCTTCCTGGACTTCTACCACAGCTTCCTGGAGAAGACAGCG GTTCTCCGGGTGCCGGTCCCTCCCAACGTCGCCTTTGAACTTG ACCGCACTAGGGCTGACCTCATCTCCGAGGATGTCCAGCGGCGGTTCGTGCAGGAGGTGGTACAAAGCCAGCAGGCAGCCGTGGGCCGGCAGCTGGAGGACTTCCGCTCCAAGCGGCTCATGGGCATGACGCCCTGGGAGCAGGAGCTGGCCCAGCTGGAGGCTTGGGTTGGGCGGGACCGAGCCAGCTACGAGGCCCGGGAGCGGCACGTGGCAGAGCGGCTGCTCATGCACCTGGAGGAGATGCA ACATACCATCTCTACCGACGAAGAAAAGAG TGCTGCAGTGGTCAACGCCATTGGCCTGTACATGCGCCACCTTGGGGTGCGGACCAAGAGTGGAGACAAGAAGTCGGGGAGGAACTTCTTCCGGAAAAAG GTGATGGGGAACCGGCGGTCGGACGAGCCTGCCAAGACCAAGAAGGGGCTGAGCAGCATCCTGGATGCCGCCCGCTGGAACCGGGGAGAGCCCCAGG TTCCAGATTTTCGACACCTCAAAGCAGAGGTTGATG CTGAGAAGCCAGGTGCTACAGACCGGAAGGGAGGCGTGGGGATGCCCTCTCGGGACCGGAATATCGGGGCTCCTGGGCAGGACACCCCTGGAGTCTCTCTGCACCCTCTGTCCCTGGACAGCCCAGACCGGGAACCAG gtGCTGACGCCCCCCTGGAGCTGGGGGACTCATCCCCGCAGGGCCCAATGAGCCTGGAGTCCTTGGCGCCCCCAGAGAGTACCGATGAGGGGGCCGAAACCGAGag CCCCGAGCCTGGAGATGAGGGGGAGCCGGGGCGGTCGGGACTGGAGCTTGAACCAGAAGAGCCTCCCGGCTGGCGGGAACTCGTCCCCCCAGACACCCTGCACAGCCTGCCCAAGAGCCAGGTGAAGCGACAGGAGGTCATCAGCG AGCTGCTGGTGACAGAGGCGGCCCACGTGCGCATGCTGCGGGTGCTGCACGACCTCTTCTTCCAGCCCATGGCAGAATGCCTGTTCTTCCCCTTGGAGGAGCTGCAGAACATCTTCCCCAGCCTGGACGAGCTCATCGAGGTGCATT CCCTGTTCCTCGATCGCCTGATGAAgcggaggcaggagagtggctacCTCATCGAGGAGATCGGAGACGTGCTGCTGGCCCGG TTTGATGGTGCTGAGGGCTCCTGGTTCCAGAAAATCTCCTCCCGCTTCTGCAGCCGCCAGTCATTTGCCTTAGAGCAGCTCAAAGCCAAGCAACGCAAGGACCCTCGGTTCTGTGCCTTCGTGCAG GAAGCTGAGAGCCGCCCGCGGTGCCGCCGCCTGCAGCTGAAGGACATGATCCCCACGGAGATGCAGCGGCTGACCAAGTACCCCCTGCTCCTGCAGAGCATCGGGCAGAACACAG AAGAGCCCACAGAACGGGAGAAAGTGGAGCTGGCAGCCGAGTGTTGCCGGGAAATTCTACACCACGTCAACCAAGCCGTGCGTGACATGGAGGACCTGCTG AGGCTCAAGGACTATCAGCGGCGCCTGGACTTGTCCCACCTTCGGCAGAGCAGCGACCCTATGCTGAGCGAGTTCAAG AACCTGGACATCACCAAGAAGAAATTGGTCCACGAGGGCCCACTGACGTGGCGGGTGACTAAGGACAAGGCAGTGG AGGTGCATGTGCTGCTGCTGGAcgacctgctgctgctgctccagcGCCAGGACGAGCGGCTGCTGCTCAAGTCCCATAGCCGGACACTGACGCCCACGCCCGATGGCAAGACCATGCTGCGGCCCGTGCTGCGGCTCACCTCCGCCATGACCCGCGAGGTGGCCACCG aTCACAAAGCCTTCTACGTCCTTTTTACCTGGGACCAGGAGGCCCAGATATACGAGCTGGTGGCACAGACTGTGTCGGAGCGGAAAAA CTGGTGTGCCCTCATCACTGAGACTGCCGGATCCCTGAAagtccctgcccctgcctctcgCCCTAAGCCCCGGCCCAGCCCGAGCAG CACCCGAGAACCCCTCCTCAGCAGCTCTGAGAACGGCAATGGTGGCCGAGAGACGTCTCCAGCTGATG CCCGGACCGAGAGAATCCTCAGTGACCTCCTGCCCTTCTGCAGACCAGGCCCCGAGGGCCAGCTCGCTGCCACGGCCCTTCGGAAAG TGCTGTCCCTGAAGCAGCTTCTGTTTCCGGCGGAGGAAGACAATGGGGCGGGGCCTCCTCGAGATGGGGATGGGGTCCCAGGGGGCGGCCCCCTGAGCCCAGCACGGACCCAGGAAATCCAGGAGAACCTGCTCAGCTTGGAGGAGACCATGAAGCAGCTGGAG gaGTTGGAGGAGGAATTTTGCCGCCTGAGacccctcctgtctcagcttggGGGGAactctgtcccccagcctggctgcactTGA
- the ARHGEF1 gene encoding rho guanine nucleotide exchange factor 1 isoform X3 has translation MASLSTWSSPAEPREMEDFARGAASPGPSRPGLVPVSIIGAEDEDFENELETNSEEQNSQFQSLEQVKRRPAHLMALLQHVALQFEPGPLLCCLHADMLGSLGPKEAKKAFLDFYHSFLEKTAVLRVPVPPNVAFELDRTRADLISEDVQRRFVQEVVQSQQAAVGRQLEDFRSKRLMGMTPWEQELAQLEAWVGRDRASYEARERHVAERLLMHLEEMQHTISTDEEKSAAVVNAIGLYMRHLGVRTKSGDKKSGRNFFRKKVMGNRRSDEPAKTKKGLSSILDAARWNRGEPQVPDFRHLKAEVDAEKPGATDRKGGVGMPSRDRNIGAPGQDTPGVSLHPLSLDSPDREPGADAPLELGDSSPQGPMSLESLAPPESTDEGAETERLSGRLGRSESLRVSDRRRPSRGSLGAKGRGGGRSRSDVDMDPSSATAVLGPARRATPEPGDEGEPGRSGLELEPEEPPGWRELVPPDTLHSLPKSQVKRQEVISELLVTEAAHVRMLRVLHDLFFQPMAECLFFPLEELQNIFPSLDELIEVHSLFLDRLMKRRQESGYLIEEIGDVLLARFDGAEGSWFQKISSRFCSRQSFALEQLKAKQRKDPRFCAFVQEAESRPRCRRLQLKDMIPTEMQRLTKYPLLLQSIGQNTEEPTEREKVELAAECCREILHHVNQAVRDMEDLLRLKDYQRRLDLSHLRQSSDPMLSEFKNLDITKKKLVHEGPLTWRVTKDKAVEVHVLLLDDLLLLLQRQDERLLLKSHSRTLTPTPDGKTMLRPVLRLTSAMTREVATDHKAFYVLFTWDQEAQIYELVAQTVSERKNWCALITETAGSLKVPAPASRPKPRPSPSSTREPLLSSSENGNGGRETSPADARTERILSDLLPFCRPGPEGQLAATALRKVLSLKQLLFPAEEDNGAGPPRDGDGVPGGGPLSPARTQEIQENLLSLEETMKQLEELEEEFCRLRPLLSQLGGNSVPQPGCT, from the exons ATGGCTTCTCTTTCCACCTGGAGCAG ccctgcagagccCAGGGAGATGGAAGACTTCGCCCGAGGGGCG GCCTCCCCAGGCCCCTCCCGGCCTGGCCTGGTTCCCGTCAGCATCATCGGGGCTGAGGATGAGGATTTTGAGAACGAGCTGGAGACA AACTCAGAAGAGCAAAACAGCCAGTTCCAGAGCCTGGAGCAGGTGAAGCGGCGCCCAGCCCACCTCATGGCCCTCCTGCAGCACGTGGCCCTGCAGTTTGAGCCAGGACCCCTg CTTTGCTGTCTGCATGCCGACATGCTGGGCTCACTGGGCCCCAAGGAGGCCAAGAAGGCCTTCCTGGACTTCTACCACAGCTTCCTGGAGAAGACAGCG GTTCTCCGGGTGCCGGTCCCTCCCAACGTCGCCTTTGAACTTG ACCGCACTAGGGCTGACCTCATCTCCGAGGATGTCCAGCGGCGGTTCGTGCAGGAGGTGGTACAAAGCCAGCAGGCAGCCGTGGGCCGGCAGCTGGAGGACTTCCGCTCCAAGCGGCTCATGGGCATGACGCCCTGGGAGCAGGAGCTGGCCCAGCTGGAGGCTTGGGTTGGGCGGGACCGAGCCAGCTACGAGGCCCGGGAGCGGCACGTGGCAGAGCGGCTGCTCATGCACCTGGAGGAGATGCA ACATACCATCTCTACCGACGAAGAAAAGAG TGCTGCAGTGGTCAACGCCATTGGCCTGTACATGCGCCACCTTGGGGTGCGGACCAAGAGTGGAGACAAGAAGTCGGGGAGGAACTTCTTCCGGAAAAAG GTGATGGGGAACCGGCGGTCGGACGAGCCTGCCAAGACCAAGAAGGGGCTGAGCAGCATCCTGGATGCCGCCCGCTGGAACCGGGGAGAGCCCCAGG TTCCAGATTTTCGACACCTCAAAGCAGAGGTTGATG CTGAGAAGCCAGGTGCTACAGACCGGAAGGGAGGCGTGGGGATGCCCTCTCGGGACCGGAATATCGGGGCTCCTGGGCAGGACACCCCTGGAGTCTCTCTGCACCCTCTGTCCCTGGACAGCCCAGACCGGGAACCAG gtGCTGACGCCCCCCTGGAGCTGGGGGACTCATCCCCGCAGGGCCCAATGAGCCTGGAGTCCTTGGCGCCCCCAGAGAGTACCGATGAGGGGGCCGAAACCGAGag GCTATCAGGGCGTCTGGGGCGCTCAGAGAGCCTGCGGGTGAGTGACCGCCGCCGGCCTTCCCGGGGCAGCCTCGGGGCTAAGGGCCGGGGTGGGGGCCGCTCCCGGAGCGACGTGGACATGGACCCCAGTTCCGCCACGGCAGTGCTTGGCCCTGCCCGACGAGCCAC CCCCGAGCCTGGAGATGAGGGGGAGCCGGGGCGGTCGGGACTGGAGCTTGAACCAGAAGAGCCTCCCGGCTGGCGGGAACTCGTCCCCCCAGACACCCTGCACAGCCTGCCCAAGAGCCAGGTGAAGCGACAGGAGGTCATCAGCG AGCTGCTGGTGACAGAGGCGGCCCACGTGCGCATGCTGCGGGTGCTGCACGACCTCTTCTTCCAGCCCATGGCAGAATGCCTGTTCTTCCCCTTGGAGGAGCTGCAGAACATCTTCCCCAGCCTGGACGAGCTCATCGAGGTGCATT CCCTGTTCCTCGATCGCCTGATGAAgcggaggcaggagagtggctacCTCATCGAGGAGATCGGAGACGTGCTGCTGGCCCGG TTTGATGGTGCTGAGGGCTCCTGGTTCCAGAAAATCTCCTCCCGCTTCTGCAGCCGCCAGTCATTTGCCTTAGAGCAGCTCAAAGCCAAGCAACGCAAGGACCCTCGGTTCTGTGCCTTCGTGCAG GAAGCTGAGAGCCGCCCGCGGTGCCGCCGCCTGCAGCTGAAGGACATGATCCCCACGGAGATGCAGCGGCTGACCAAGTACCCCCTGCTCCTGCAGAGCATCGGGCAGAACACAG AAGAGCCCACAGAACGGGAGAAAGTGGAGCTGGCAGCCGAGTGTTGCCGGGAAATTCTACACCACGTCAACCAAGCCGTGCGTGACATGGAGGACCTGCTG AGGCTCAAGGACTATCAGCGGCGCCTGGACTTGTCCCACCTTCGGCAGAGCAGCGACCCTATGCTGAGCGAGTTCAAG AACCTGGACATCACCAAGAAGAAATTGGTCCACGAGGGCCCACTGACGTGGCGGGTGACTAAGGACAAGGCAGTGG AGGTGCATGTGCTGCTGCTGGAcgacctgctgctgctgctccagcGCCAGGACGAGCGGCTGCTGCTCAAGTCCCATAGCCGGACACTGACGCCCACGCCCGATGGCAAGACCATGCTGCGGCCCGTGCTGCGGCTCACCTCCGCCATGACCCGCGAGGTGGCCACCG aTCACAAAGCCTTCTACGTCCTTTTTACCTGGGACCAGGAGGCCCAGATATACGAGCTGGTGGCACAGACTGTGTCGGAGCGGAAAAA CTGGTGTGCCCTCATCACTGAGACTGCCGGATCCCTGAAagtccctgcccctgcctctcgCCCTAAGCCCCGGCCCAGCCCGAGCAG CACCCGAGAACCCCTCCTCAGCAGCTCTGAGAACGGCAATGGTGGCCGAGAGACGTCTCCAGCTGATG CCCGGACCGAGAGAATCCTCAGTGACCTCCTGCCCTTCTGCAGACCAGGCCCCGAGGGCCAGCTCGCTGCCACGGCCCTTCGGAAAG TGCTGTCCCTGAAGCAGCTTCTGTTTCCGGCGGAGGAAGACAATGGGGCGGGGCCTCCTCGAGATGGGGATGGGGTCCCAGGGGGCGGCCCCCTGAGCCCAGCACGGACCCAGGAAATCCAGGAGAACCTGCTCAGCTTGGAGGAGACCATGAAGCAGCTGGAG gaGTTGGAGGAGGAATTTTGCCGCCTGAGacccctcctgtctcagcttggGGGGAactctgtcccccagcctggctgcactTGA
- the ARHGEF1 gene encoding rho guanine nucleotide exchange factor 1 isoform X4, producing the protein MASLSTWSSPAEPREMEDFARGAASPGPSRPGLVPVSIIGAEDEDFENELETNSEEQNSQFQSLEQVKRRPAHLMALLQHVALQFEPGPLLCCLHADMLGSLGPKEAKKAFLDFYHSFLEKTAVLRVPVPPNVAFELDRTRADLISEDVQRRFVQEVVQSQQAAVGRQLEDFRSKRLMGMTPWEQELAQLEAWVGRDRASYEARERHVAERLLMHLEEMQHTISTDEEKSAAVVNAIGLYMRHLGVRTKSGDKKSGRNFFRKKVMGNRRSDEPAKTKKGLSSILDAARWNRGEPQVPDFRHLKAEVDAEKPGATDRKGGVGMPSRDRNIGAPGQDTPGVSLHPLSLDSPDREPGADAPLELGDSSPQGPMSLESLAPPESTDEGAETESPEPGDEGEPGRSGLELEPEEPPGWRELVPPDTLHSLPKSQVKRQEVISELLVTEAAHVRMLRVLHDLFFQPMAECLFFPLEELQNIFPSLDELIEVHSLFLDRLMKRRQESGYLIEEIGDVLLARFDGAEGSWFQKISSRFCSRQSFALEQLKAKQRKDPRFCAFVQEAESRPRCRRLQLKDMIPTEMQRLTKYPLLLQSIGQNTEEPTEREKVELAAECCREILHHVNQAVRDMEDLLRLKDYQRRLDLSHLRQSSDPMLSEFKNLDITKKKLVHEGPLTWRVTKDKAVEVHVLLLDDLLLLLQRQDERLLLKSHSRTLTPTPDGKTMLRPVLRLTSAMTREVATDHKAFYVLFTWDQEAQIYELVAQTVSERKNWCALITETAGSLKVPAPASRPKPRPSPSSTREPLLSSSENGNGGRETSPADARTERILSDLLPFCRPGPEGQLAATALRKGVGGGILPPETPPVSAWGELCPPAWLHLRFPPRKAFCKKERNGGEDVREHPHPHSCRSISHPEGLRRGSCGPRLGGAQLGLLAPHEPRPSLPPALCLGDSGLHSGGHHGDPGHLSIACGGHPSTPTPKCLRSVFIP; encoded by the exons ATGGCTTCTCTTTCCACCTGGAGCAG ccctgcagagccCAGGGAGATGGAAGACTTCGCCCGAGGGGCG GCCTCCCCAGGCCCCTCCCGGCCTGGCCTGGTTCCCGTCAGCATCATCGGGGCTGAGGATGAGGATTTTGAGAACGAGCTGGAGACA AACTCAGAAGAGCAAAACAGCCAGTTCCAGAGCCTGGAGCAGGTGAAGCGGCGCCCAGCCCACCTCATGGCCCTCCTGCAGCACGTGGCCCTGCAGTTTGAGCCAGGACCCCTg CTTTGCTGTCTGCATGCCGACATGCTGGGCTCACTGGGCCCCAAGGAGGCCAAGAAGGCCTTCCTGGACTTCTACCACAGCTTCCTGGAGAAGACAGCG GTTCTCCGGGTGCCGGTCCCTCCCAACGTCGCCTTTGAACTTG ACCGCACTAGGGCTGACCTCATCTCCGAGGATGTCCAGCGGCGGTTCGTGCAGGAGGTGGTACAAAGCCAGCAGGCAGCCGTGGGCCGGCAGCTGGAGGACTTCCGCTCCAAGCGGCTCATGGGCATGACGCCCTGGGAGCAGGAGCTGGCCCAGCTGGAGGCTTGGGTTGGGCGGGACCGAGCCAGCTACGAGGCCCGGGAGCGGCACGTGGCAGAGCGGCTGCTCATGCACCTGGAGGAGATGCA ACATACCATCTCTACCGACGAAGAAAAGAG TGCTGCAGTGGTCAACGCCATTGGCCTGTACATGCGCCACCTTGGGGTGCGGACCAAGAGTGGAGACAAGAAGTCGGGGAGGAACTTCTTCCGGAAAAAG GTGATGGGGAACCGGCGGTCGGACGAGCCTGCCAAGACCAAGAAGGGGCTGAGCAGCATCCTGGATGCCGCCCGCTGGAACCGGGGAGAGCCCCAGG TTCCAGATTTTCGACACCTCAAAGCAGAGGTTGATG CTGAGAAGCCAGGTGCTACAGACCGGAAGGGAGGCGTGGGGATGCCCTCTCGGGACCGGAATATCGGGGCTCCTGGGCAGGACACCCCTGGAGTCTCTCTGCACCCTCTGTCCCTGGACAGCCCAGACCGGGAACCAG gtGCTGACGCCCCCCTGGAGCTGGGGGACTCATCCCCGCAGGGCCCAATGAGCCTGGAGTCCTTGGCGCCCCCAGAGAGTACCGATGAGGGGGCCGAAACCGAGag CCCCGAGCCTGGAGATGAGGGGGAGCCGGGGCGGTCGGGACTGGAGCTTGAACCAGAAGAGCCTCCCGGCTGGCGGGAACTCGTCCCCCCAGACACCCTGCACAGCCTGCCCAAGAGCCAGGTGAAGCGACAGGAGGTCATCAGCG AGCTGCTGGTGACAGAGGCGGCCCACGTGCGCATGCTGCGGGTGCTGCACGACCTCTTCTTCCAGCCCATGGCAGAATGCCTGTTCTTCCCCTTGGAGGAGCTGCAGAACATCTTCCCCAGCCTGGACGAGCTCATCGAGGTGCATT CCCTGTTCCTCGATCGCCTGATGAAgcggaggcaggagagtggctacCTCATCGAGGAGATCGGAGACGTGCTGCTGGCCCGG TTTGATGGTGCTGAGGGCTCCTGGTTCCAGAAAATCTCCTCCCGCTTCTGCAGCCGCCAGTCATTTGCCTTAGAGCAGCTCAAAGCCAAGCAACGCAAGGACCCTCGGTTCTGTGCCTTCGTGCAG GAAGCTGAGAGCCGCCCGCGGTGCCGCCGCCTGCAGCTGAAGGACATGATCCCCACGGAGATGCAGCGGCTGACCAAGTACCCCCTGCTCCTGCAGAGCATCGGGCAGAACACAG AAGAGCCCACAGAACGGGAGAAAGTGGAGCTGGCAGCCGAGTGTTGCCGGGAAATTCTACACCACGTCAACCAAGCCGTGCGTGACATGGAGGACCTGCTG AGGCTCAAGGACTATCAGCGGCGCCTGGACTTGTCCCACCTTCGGCAGAGCAGCGACCCTATGCTGAGCGAGTTCAAG AACCTGGACATCACCAAGAAGAAATTGGTCCACGAGGGCCCACTGACGTGGCGGGTGACTAAGGACAAGGCAGTGG AGGTGCATGTGCTGCTGCTGGAcgacctgctgctgctgctccagcGCCAGGACGAGCGGCTGCTGCTCAAGTCCCATAGCCGGACACTGACGCCCACGCCCGATGGCAAGACCATGCTGCGGCCCGTGCTGCGGCTCACCTCCGCCATGACCCGCGAGGTGGCCACCG aTCACAAAGCCTTCTACGTCCTTTTTACCTGGGACCAGGAGGCCCAGATATACGAGCTGGTGGCACAGACTGTGTCGGAGCGGAAAAA CTGGTGTGCCCTCATCACTGAGACTGCCGGATCCCTGAAagtccctgcccctgcctctcgCCCTAAGCCCCGGCCCAGCCCGAGCAG CACCCGAGAACCCCTCCTCAGCAGCTCTGAGAACGGCAATGGTGGCCGAGAGACGTCTCCAGCTGATG CCCGGACCGAGAGAATCCTCAGTGACCTCCTGCCCTTCTGCAGACCAGGCCCCGAGGGCCAGCTCGCTGCCACGGCCCTTCGGAAAG gaGTTGGAGGAGGAATTTTGCCGCCTGAGacccctcctgtctcagcttggGGGGAactctgtcccccagcctggctgcactTGAGGTTCCCGCCCAGGAAG GCCTTTTGCAAGAAGGAGAGGAATGGGGGAGAGGACGTGAGGGAGCACCCCCACCCACACAGCTGCCGCAGCATCTCACACCCCGagggcctgaggagagggagctGTGGGCCACGCCTGGGAGGGGCCCAGCTGGGGTTACTGGCCCCGCATGAGCCTCGGCCatctctccctcctgccctctgCTTGGGGGACTCAGGGCTCCATTCTGGAGGGCACCACGGTGACCCGGGCCATCTCAGTATTGCCTGTGGGggccacccctccacccccacccccaagtgCCTTCGCTCTGTTTTTATACCCTGA